The Henckelia pumila isolate YLH828 chromosome 2, ASM3356847v2, whole genome shotgun sequence genome includes a window with the following:
- the LOC140880168 gene encoding trafficking protein particle complex II-specific subunit 120 homolog, whose translation MEPDASIETSSMIRVAVLPIATVPPLLFRDYASMLLCHNTVSLSSINSFYTEHQKSPFQYQPWESGSIRFKFIIGGSPPSPWEDFQSNRKILAVIGICHCPSSPDLASVATEFAAASKSYSSALVHRCFAFSPGDLQLEEESYKKCNLVLLPPADRQTQELHLQTMMQDIAASLLMEFEKWVLQAESGGTILKTPLDSQASLSSEEVIKAKKRRLGRAQKTIGDYCLLAGSPVDANAHYSTAMELARLTGDFFWYAGAMEGSVCALLIDRVGQKDPVLEEEVKYRYNSVILHYRKSFIQDNAQRVSPLSFELEATLKLARFLCRRELAKEVAELLTAAADGAKSLIDASDRLIVYVEIARLFGALRYHRKAAFFSRQVAQLYLQQDNKIAAISALQVLAMTTKAYRVQSRASGDLSQDAGQTHADEGKVHHHSIVSLFESQWSTLQMVVLREILLSAVRAGDPLAAWSAAARLIRSYYPLITPAGQNGLAIALANSADRLPLGTRCGDPALPFIRLHSFPLQTSPTDIVKRNLAREDWWVGSAPSGPFIYTPFSKGEQNNSNKQELIWVVGEPVQVLVELANPCGFELIVDSIYLSVHSENFDSFPISVNLPPNSSKVITLSGIPTKEGPVVIPGCIVHCFGIITEHFFKDVENLLAGATQGLVLSDPFRSCGAAKLKNISIPNISVVPPLPLLVSHIVGGDGSVILYEGEIRDVWISLANAGTVPVEQAHISLSGKNQDSVVSVAHEILKSALPLKPGAEVTIPLTIKAWQLGMLGPDGSTSNTVLGTAGKQVRDGSCPILLIHYAGPLAYSGTPATGSVPPPGRRHVIPLNICVLQGLSFVKARLLSMEIPTHVGETYPVPLKMNGDGSEEDGSERETDGFMKIDPYRGSWGLRFLELELCNPTDVVFETTVSVDLEQSNENESPSHSKCTDFGNPKTRIDRDYTARVLIPLEHFKLPVLDGSFLVKGTQTSGTVGKSSSFSEKNIKPELNASIRNLISRIKVRWHSGRNSSGELNIKDAIRAALQTSVMDVLLPDPLTFGFRLAKNSMNNDVKLNSQKKSGVQVNSSELREGSITAHEMTPMEVLVRNNTKEAIRIRLGVTCKDVAGENCIDGHKATVLWEGVLTGVVMEVPPQQEMTHTFTLYFLIPGEYSLLAAAVIDDANEVLRARARTNSSEEPIFCRGPPFHVRVNGTV comes from the exons ATGGAACCCGACGCCAGCATCGAGACCAGCAGCATGATCCGGGTGGCTGTCCTCCCGATCGCCACCGTACCGCCTCTTCTCTTCCGCGACTACGCCTCCATGCTTCTTTGCCACAACACCGTCTCCCTCTCCTCCATCAACTCCTTCTACACCGAGCATCAGAAATCCCCCTTTCAGTACCAGCCGTGGGAATCCGGCAGCATCCGCTTTAAGTTTATCATCGGCGGATCACCTCCATCTCCCTGGGAGGACTTCCAGTCCAACCGCAAGATCCTTGCTGTCATAGGCATCTGTCACTGCCCCTCTTCCCCCGATCTCGCTTCTGTCGCCACTGAATTTGCTGCCGCATCTAAGAGTTATTCGTCAGCACTTGTTCACCGATGCTTCGCCTTCAGCCCTGGGGATTTGCAG CTAGAAGAGGAGAGTTATAAGAAGTGTAACTTGGTGTTGCTTCCCCCAGCTGATCGGCAAACACAGGAACTCCATCTACAGACAATGATGCAAGATATTGCTGCCTCACTGTTAATGGAGTTCGAAAAATGGGTTCTTCAAGCAGAATCTGGTGGCACTATTCTGAAAACGCCTTTAGATTCTCAAGCTAGTCTCAGCTCAGAGGAG GTGATTAAGGCAAAAAAGCGGAGACTTGGTCGTGCACAGAAAACAATAGGGGATTACTGTTTGCTGGCAGGATCACCTGTTGATGCCAATGCTCATTATTCTACTGCAATGGAACTTGCTAGATTGACTGGAGATTTTTTTTGGTATGCTGGGGCAATGGAGGGCAGCGTATGTGCATTGCTG ATAGACCGTGTGGGTCAGAAGGATCCTGTGTTGGAAGAGGAGGTTAAGTATCGCTACAACAGTGTCATTCTTCACTACAGAAAATCATTTATTCAAGACAACGCTCAAAG GGTTTCACCCttaagttttgaacttgagGCTACGCTAAAGTTGGCAAGATTCCTCTGCAG GCGGGAACTGGCTAAGGAAGTTGCTGAACTGTTGACTGCAGCAGCTGACGGAGCAAAATCACTGATTGATGCCAGTGATAGACTAATAGTCTATGTTGAAATAGCACGGCTCTTTGGGGCACTTAGATATCATAGAAAAGCTGCTTTTTTCTCAAGGCAGGTTGCTCAGTTGTACTTGCAGCAAGATAACAAAATTGCTGCTATCAGTGCTTTGCAAGTGTTGGCTATGACAACGAAAGCTTATCGTGTTCAAAGTCGCGCCTCTGGTGACCTATCTCAG GATGCTGGACAAACTCATGCAGATGAAGGGAAAGTGCATCACCACTCAATTGTCTCTTTATTCGAGTCGCAATGGAGTACCCTGCAAATGGTTGTACTGAGGGAAATTCTTCTCTCAGCTGTTCGTGCGGGAGATCCTCTTGCTGCTTGGAGTGCAGCAGCACGTCTAATTAGGTCTTATTATCCTCTAATTACACCAGCTGGGCAAAATGGTCTGGCCATTGCACTTGCAAATTCAGCTGACAGGCTTCCTCTAGGAACTCGGTGCGGTGATCCGGCTTTGCCCTTTATAAG GTTGCATTCGTTTCCTTTACAAACATCTCCAACAGACATTGTTAAACGCAATCTAGCTAGAGAAGATTGGTGGGTAGGGTCTGCTCCTTCGGGGCCATTCATTTATACACCATTCAGCAAAGGAGAGCAAAATAATAGCAATAAACAGGAGCTTATCTGGGTGGTTGGTGAACCAGTTCAAGTGCTAGTGGAATTAGCAAATCCCTGTGGCTTCGAATTGATTGTTGATAGCATCTATCTGTCTGTGCATTCAGAAAATTTTGATTCCTTTCCCATTAGTGTCAATCTTCCACCTAATTCTTCAAAGGTGATCACGCTATCCGGCATTCCTACCAAAGAGGGTCCAGTTGTTATTCCTGGGTGTATTGTCCACTGTTTTGGCATTATCACTGAACATTTTTTCAAGGATGTTGAGAATCTGCTTGCTGGGGCAACGCAAGGGCTTGTGCTTTCTGACCCTTTCCGAAGCTGTGGGGCAGCAAAGTTAAAAAATATATCTATTCCAAATATTTCAGTGGTGCCACCCCTGCCGTTGTTAGTATCCCACATTGTTGGCGGAGATGGCTCTGTCATACTGTATGAAGGTGAAATTCGCGATGTGTGGATTAGTTTGGCCAATGCTGGCACCGTTCCTGTTGAGCAGGCACATATCTCATTGTCAGGGAAGAACCAAGACTCGGTTGTGTCGGTTGCTCACGAAATTCTAAAGTCAGCCCTTCCTTTGAAACCTGGTGCCGAAGTGACAATTCCTTTAACCATAAAGGCCTGGCAGCTTGGCATGTTGGGTCCTGATGGTTCCACCAGCAACACAGTCCTTGGAACTGCAGGAAAACAAGTTCGAGACGGAAGCTGCCCGATATTGTTGATCCACTATGCAG GTCCACTGGCGTATTCTGGAACACCTGCAACAGGGTCTGTTCCTCCTCCTGGGAGACGTCATGTCATCCCCTTGAACATCTGTGTTTTGCAGGGCTTGTCTTTTGTAAAGGCTCGTTTACTGTCAATGGAAATTCCAACCCATGTCGGTGAAACTTACCCCGTGCCTTTAAAAATGAATGGTGATGGCAGTGAAGAAGATGGTTCTGAAAGAGAAACCGATGGGTTCATGAAAATTGATCCTTACAGGGGAAGTTGGGGGCTTCGCTTTCTTGAATTAGAGTTGTGTAATCCAACTGATGTCGTGTTTGAGACTACCGTTTCAGTTGATTTAGAACAGTCGAATGAAAATGAGTCTCCCTCTCACTCCAAGTGTACAGATTTTGGTAATCCAAAAACAAGGATAGACAGGGATTACACCGCTAGAGTGCTCATACCACTTGAACATTTTAAATTACCCGTTCTTGATGGTTCTTTTCTGGTTAAGGGTACCCAAACAAGTGGAACTGTTGGTAAAAGTTCAAGCTTCTCAGAGAAGAATATTAAGCCTGAGCTCAATGCTTCAATTAGGAATTTGATTTCTAGAATTAAGGTGAGATGGCACTCTGGACGCAACAGCTCAGGTGAACTAAATATCAAGGATGCAATACGGGCTGCTCTCCAGACATCTGTCATGGATGTACTACTTCCAGATCCGCTGACATTTGGCTTTAGGCTTGCTAAAAATAGCATGAACAATGATGTAAAACTGAACTCACAAAAAAAATCTGGTGTGCAAGTGAATTCAAGTGAATTGAGAGAAGGCTCCATCACTGCACATGAGATGACCCCAATGGAAGTGCTGGTGCGCAATAACACGAAGGAGGCCATTAGAATTAGACTTGGTGTCACATGCAAAGATGTGGCTGGTGAAAACTGCATTGACGGTCACAAGGCAACCGTTCTATGGGAAG GTGTTTTGACTGGTGTTGTTATGGAAGTCCCTCCTCAGCAAGAGATGACGCATACTTTCACCCTCTATTTCTTGATCCCTGGGGAGTACTCCTTGTTGGCTGCTGCTGTCATTGATGATGCCAATGAAGTTCTTAGGGCTCGAGCAAGAACGAATTCATCTGAAGAACCTATCTTTTGCCGTGGACCCCCATTTCATGTTCGAGTAAATGGGACTGTGTGA